In the Nocardia asteroides genome, GAGATGATCAAGCGCCCGCTGTTCGACCCATCGGCCTTCCCCGACGACCACGAGGCCGAAGACCTGTACACGATCGCCCCCAGCACCCCGGAGGAGCACCGATGATCACTGCCGAGACCACCGTGTTCGAGAGCCTCGAGTCCAATGTCCGGGGCTACTGCCGCTCCTGGCCGACGCTCTTCACCACCGCCAAGGGCGCCTGGCTCAAGGACGAGGAGGGCAGGGACTTCCTCGACTTCTTCGCCGGCGCGGGCGCGCTGAACTACGGCCACAACAACGACCTGCTCAAGAAGCCGCTGCTCGATTACATCGCGAGCGACGGAATCACCCACGGCCTGGACATGTCCACCGCGGCCAAGCGCGAGCTGCTCGTCACCATCCGGGACACCCTGCTCGTCCCGCGCGGGCTGGACTACAAGGTGCAGTTCCCCGGCCCGACCGGCGCCAACGCCGTCGAGGCCGCGCTCAAGCTGGCCCGCAAGATCACCGGCCGCAAGACCATCCTGAGCTTCACCAACGCCTTCCACGGCATGACGCTCGGCGCGCTCTCGGTCACCGGCAACGCGGCCAAGCGGGCCGGTGCCGGCGTGCCGCTGGTGCACGCCACCCCGATGCCCTACGACGGCTACTTCGACAACACCACCGCCGACTTCCAGTGGATGGAGCGGGTGCTGGACGACACCTCGTCCGGCTTCGACCGCCCGGCCGCGGTGATCGTCGAGACCGTGCAGGGCGAGGGCGGCGTGAACCTGGCCCGCCCGGAGTGGCTGCGGCACCTGGCCGAGCTGTGCTCCGCGCGCGGCATCCTGCTGATCGTCGACGACGTGCAGATGGGCTGCGGCCGCACCGGCCCGTTCTTCTCCTTCGAGACCGCGGGCATCACCCCGGACATCGTGACGCTCTCCAAGTCGATCGGCGGCTACGGCCTGCCGATGGCGCTCGTGCTCTTCAAGCCCGAGCACGACCAGTGGAATCCGGGCGAGCACAACGGCACCTTCCGCGGCAACAACCCGGCCTTCGTCACCGCGACCGCCGCGCTGCGGCACTACTGGAGCGACGACACGCTGGAGCGGGCGACGCTGGCCAACGGCGACGTGGTCGCCGCCGAGCTGGGCAAGCTCACCGAGCGCTTCCCCGGGCTCTCCACCCGCGGCCGCGGTATGGTGCACGGCCTGGTCTTCGATGATCCGGGCCAGGCCGGGAAGGTCGGCCAGGCGGCGTTCGAACGCGGCCTGCTGGTGGAGACCTCGGGCTCCATGGACGAGGTCGTCAAGCTGCTGCCGCCGCTGACCCTGACCAGCGACGAACTCACCGAGGGCCTCGCCCGGCTCGGCGCGGCCGTCGACAACGTGATGGGAGGATGAGCATGATCGTGCGAACCACCGAGGAGATCACCGGGACCGAGCGTGACGTGGCAGGCGAGGGCTGGCGCAGCAAGCGCATCGTGCTCGGCGGCGACGGCGTCGGGTTCAGTTTCCACGAGACCACCATCGAGGCGGGCTCGACGCACGTCTTCCACTACCTCAACCACATCGAGGCCGTCTGGCTGACCGAGGGCGAGGGGACGCTGCACGACCTGGACAACGACGTCACCTACGAGCTCGGCCCCGGCTCGATGTACCTGCTGAACGGGCACGAGAAGCACCGGCTGGAGGCGCACACCCGGCTGCGCATGCTGTGCGTGTTCAACCCGCCGGTCACCGGGCAGGAGGTGCACGACGAGAACGGGGTCTACCCGCTCGTCGTCGTGAACACCTGAGTTTCCACCGCCGACTCGAGCCGCCACCCCCTCCGGGTGGCGGCTCGAGTTCGTTCACAGGGCTCGGAAGACGGTGAGCCACTGGGCGGGCGTGACCAGCCCCACCGGGGTGTCCGGATCGAGTCCCGCTGTCCCGCAGGCACTCCGAACCCGCGCCCGGGGGTGCTCGCGGGCGAGGGAGGCGCCGAACGAGCCGCCCGCGCCCGCGAAGCCGAGGTGGACCAGGCGCCGGTAGCTCGCCAGGCGCTCCGCCGGAAGCAGCGGCCGGCCGCGGCGGCGTACGAGCAGTACCGCCGCGTCCACGGCGGGAACCGGGTAGAAGCTGTCCCGGCCCACCCGCGGCCCGAGCGCCAGCGCCGTCCGCGGCCAGTGCGTGATCGCCAGCCGGGACCAGCGGCCGTAGTCGCCGCTGTGCTTGCGCGCGAACTCGCGCTGGGTGAGCAGGGTGGCCCCGGTCAACGCGGGGGCGTCGAGGCACCAGCGCAGGATGTCGGTGCTCGCCGCGAACGGGATGTTCGCCACCACCGCGAACGGCTCATCCGGTGGCTCTGTCGTTCGGAAGTCGCTGTGCTGGATGGTAATTCGCGGGTGATCGCGGTAGCGGGCACGGAGCCGTTCCGCGTGGTGCGGGTCCAGCTCGTAGGCGCGCACCCGGTCCGCCGCGCGGAGCAGCGCCCCGGTGAGCGCACCCGCGCCCGGGCCGGGTTCGAGCACGAGATCGGCGGGCGTCAGCTCGGCGGCGCGAACGATCGCGCGCACCGCCGCGGGGTCGACGAGGAAATTCTGGGACAGCCGGGCGCGGACGCGCGCCGGCCGGGAATGGCGAGGCATGGGATCCTTCGGCAGAAGGCGAATCGGGAACCGGGTGATGGCGCCTGACCCATGCCGGGCACGGCTTCGACGGCCTGCTTCAGGCCGTTCGGGAAAGGGGAGTGCGGTGCGCCGGCGGGCCTAGGCGGCGTGGCGCGGGCGTGCGGACGGCACCGAACGCGCGCTCACGACCGCGCTGAACTCGCCGGGGCTGGCTCCCATGCCGGGGACGGTACCGCGCCGGGCCTTTCTCGCGCCATGGGTTTTCACCGCTGCGCGGGCGAGCTCCGTTGTTCGCGCAGGGCTCCGCCGCTGAAGCGGAGCGCTGCCGCTGGGGTGCTGCCGCTGGGGTGCTGCCGCTGGGGTGCTGCCGCTGGGGTGCTGCCGCTGGTGCGGGCGCTGCCGCTGCCGCCGGCTAAGGCGCTGCTGCCGTCCGGTCGGGCTCCGGTCAGTCCTCGCGCAGTTCCTTC is a window encoding:
- the ectB gene encoding diaminobutyrate--2-oxoglutarate transaminase, which gives rise to MITAETTVFESLESNVRGYCRSWPTLFTTAKGAWLKDEEGRDFLDFFAGAGALNYGHNNDLLKKPLLDYIASDGITHGLDMSTAAKRELLVTIRDTLLVPRGLDYKVQFPGPTGANAVEAALKLARKITGRKTILSFTNAFHGMTLGALSVTGNAAKRAGAGVPLVHATPMPYDGYFDNTTADFQWMERVLDDTSSGFDRPAAVIVETVQGEGGVNLARPEWLRHLAELCSARGILLIVDDVQMGCGRTGPFFSFETAGITPDIVTLSKSIGGYGLPMALVLFKPEHDQWNPGEHNGTFRGNNPAFVTATAALRHYWSDDTLERATLANGDVVAAELGKLTERFPGLSTRGRGMVHGLVFDDPGQAGKVGQAAFERGLLVETSGSMDEVVKLLPPLTLTSDELTEGLARLGAAVDNVMGG
- the erm gene encoding 23S ribosomal RNA methyltransferase Erm — its product is MPRHSRPARVRARLSQNFLVDPAAVRAIVRAAELTPADLVLEPGPGAGALTGALLRAADRVRAYELDPHHAERLRARYRDHPRITIQHSDFRTTEPPDEPFAVVANIPFAASTDILRWCLDAPALTGATLLTQREFARKHSGDYGRWSRLAITHWPRTALALGPRVGRDSFYPVPAVDAAVLLVRRRGRPLLPAERLASYRRLVHLGFAGAGGSFGASLAREHPRARVRSACGTAGLDPDTPVGLVTPAQWLTVFRAL
- a CDS encoding ectoine synthase; amino-acid sequence: MIVRTTEEITGTERDVAGEGWRSKRIVLGGDGVGFSFHETTIEAGSTHVFHYLNHIEAVWLTEGEGTLHDLDNDVTYELGPGSMYLLNGHEKHRLEAHTRLRMLCVFNPPVTGQEVHDENGVYPLVVVNT